In Apium graveolens cultivar Ventura chromosome 10, ASM990537v1, whole genome shotgun sequence, the following are encoded in one genomic region:
- the LOC141689933 gene encoding calcium-dependent protein kinase 8-like, which produces MGNCCAIPSDPSVKKKGKNKPNPFSVDYVANYTKGGYKSYVLENPTGHEIEQTYELGNELGRGEFGVTYVCTDKSTGEVYACKSISKKKLRTRVDVEDVRREVEIMKHLPKHTNIVSLKDTYEDDKAVHLVMELCEGGELFDRIVARGHYTERAAAGVTRTIIEIILMCHKHGVMHRDLKPENFLFANKKETAALKTIDFGLSVFFKPGETFNEIVGSPYYMAPEVLKRNYGPEIDVWSAGVILYILLCGVPPFWAETEQGVAQAIIRSVVDFKRDPWPKVSDSAKDLVKKMLNPDPKKRLTAQEVLDHPWIQNDKKAPNVSLGETVKARLKQFSMMNKLKKKALQVIAEHLSDEEVAGIKEGFKVMDINNKGKINIDELRVGLHKIGQQIADADLQILMEAGDIDKDGHLNYGEFVAISVHLKKMGNDDHLHKAFAFFDQNKNGFIEIEELRDALSDEVDTSSEEVITAIMQDVDTDKDGCISYDEFAAMMKSGTDWRKASRQYSRERYNSLSLTLIRDGSVKVKD; this is translated from the exons ATGGGAAATTGTTGTGCAATTCCATCTGATCCTTCTGTGAAGAAGAAGGGAAAAAACAAGCCAAACCCTTTCTCAGTTGATTATGTTGCAAACTATACAAAAGGTGGATACAAGTCTTATGTATTGGAGAATCCTACTGGTCATGAAATTGAGCAGACATATGAGCTTGGTAATGAGCTGGGGCGTGGCGAATTCGGGGTTACTTATGTGTGTACTGATAAATCAACAGGTGAAGTTTATGCTTGTAAGTCCATTTCGAAGAAGAAGTTGAGGACTAGAGTGGATGTTGAGGATGTGAGGAGAGAAGTTGAGATCATGAAGCACTTACCTAAACATACAAACATTGTGAGCTTAAAGGACACTTATGAGGATGATAAGGCTGTGCATTTGGTTATGGAATTGTGTGAGGGTGGAGAATTGTTTGATCGGATTGTTGCTAGAGGACATTATACTGAAAGGGCTGCTGCTGGTGTAACTCGAACAATTATCGAAATTATTCTG ATGTGCCACAAGCATGGTGTTATGCATAGAGACCTTAAACCTGAGAACTTCTTGTTTGCAAATAAAAAGGAAACAGCAGCTTTAAAGACGATCGATTTTGGATTGTCTGTATTCTTCAAACCTG GTGAGACATTTAACGAAATTGTAGGAAGTCCTTACTACATGGCACCTGAGGTGCTAAAGCGAAATTATGGTCCAGAGATAGATGTTTGGAGTGCTGGTGTTATTCTCTACATTTTACTCTGTGGTGTCCCACCCTTTTGGGCAG AAACTGAACAAGGAGTTGCACAAGCAATCATTCGATCTGTTGTAGATTTCAAGAGAGACCCGTGGCCAAAGGTTTCTGATAGTGCAAAGGACCTTGTGAAGAAAATGCTTAATCCGGATCCGAAAAAACGTCTTACTGCTCAGGAAGTACTAG ATCATCCTTGGATACAAAACGACAAGAAAGCTCCAAATGTTTCTTTGGGTGAGACTGTTAAAGCTAGACTCAAACAATTTTCTATGATGAACAAGCTCAAGAAAAAAGCTTTACAG GTGATTGCTGAGCATTTGTCAGATGAAGAAGTGGCGGGCATAAAGGAGGGATTCAAAGTGATGGATATCAACAACAAGGGAAAGATAAACATTGATGAGTTGAGAGTAGGATTACACAAGATTGGCCAGCAGATTGCTGATGCGGATCTCCAAATTCTTATGGAAGCT GGAGATATTGATAAAGATGGACATCTGAACTATGGAGAATTTGTAGCAATTTCTGTCCACCTCAAAAAGATGGGGAATGATGATCACCTTCATAAAGCATTTGCATTTTTTGATCAGAACAAAAATGGGTTTATAGAGATTGAAGAGCTTAGAGATGCATTATCGGATGAAGTTGATACTAGTAGCGAAGAAGTCATTACTGCGATAATGCAGGACGTGGATACTGACAAG GATGGGTGCATAAGTTATGATGAGTTTGCTGCAATGATGAAGTCTGGGACAGATTGGAGAAAAGCATCAAGGCAGTATTCACGAGAACGATACAATAGTCTGAGCTTAACACTTATCAGAGATGGATCAGTGAAGGTGAAGGACTAG